The Gemmata palustris genome includes a region encoding these proteins:
- a CDS encoding ATP-binding protein translates to MTVIGGFSELILSGVLPPAEVREHLQEVKAASERAAALTRQILAFSRKQILLPCALNLNGVLRDVGGMVRRLLGSHIEFATDTDPLLGSVMADPTQLTQVVMNLALNARDAMPRGGRLTVRTTDLRLDEGAAPPVPGLKPGRYAVLEMTDTGTGMTDEVKSKVFEPFFTTKGSHGTGLGLSTVYGIVRQSGGDIDVASTVGRGSTFHVYLPVIEPLPDRGPDGAARPDRGTETILVADDDAGVRRVITMLLAQKGYAVLDASSGPEALDLARAHPGPIHMLLTDVVMPGMSGGELAQAVAPLRPGIKILFVSGYSEDALVERGLAEATATFLHKPFTAEVLTRLVRDLLDPGAV, encoded by the coding sequence ATGACCGTGATCGGCGGGTTCAGCGAGCTGATCCTCTCCGGGGTGCTCCCCCCGGCCGAGGTGCGCGAGCACCTCCAGGAGGTGAAGGCCGCCAGCGAGCGCGCCGCGGCGCTCACCCGGCAGATCCTCGCGTTCAGCCGCAAACAGATCCTGCTCCCCTGCGCGCTCAATCTGAACGGCGTGCTCCGCGACGTCGGGGGCATGGTCCGCCGGCTGCTCGGCAGCCACATCGAGTTCGCAACCGACACCGACCCGCTCCTCGGGTCGGTGATGGCCGACCCGACGCAGCTCACCCAGGTGGTGATGAACCTGGCCCTGAACGCCCGCGACGCGATGCCGCGCGGGGGCCGGCTCACCGTTCGTACCACTGACCTGCGGCTCGACGAAGGGGCCGCGCCGCCGGTCCCGGGTCTGAAGCCGGGCCGGTACGCGGTCCTCGAAATGACCGACACCGGGACCGGGATGACCGACGAGGTGAAGAGCAAGGTCTTCGAGCCGTTCTTCACGACCAAGGGGAGCCACGGCACGGGTTTGGGCCTGTCGACCGTCTACGGCATCGTGCGCCAGTCCGGGGGCGACATCGATGTCGCCAGCACCGTCGGGCGCGGGTCGACGTTCCACGTGTACCTCCCCGTGATCGAACCGCTGCCCGATCGCGGGCCGGACGGGGCCGCGCGCCCGGACCGCGGGACTGAAACGATCCTGGTGGCGGACGACGATGCCGGGGTGCGGCGCGTCATTACCATGCTCCTGGCGCAAAAGGGGTACGCGGTCCTCGACGCCTCCTCCGGCCCCGAGGCTCTGGACCTAGCCCGCGCGCACCCCGGGCCGATTCACATGCTCCTCACCGACGTCGTGATGCCGGGGATGAGCGGCGGCGAGTTGGCCCAGGCCGTGGCCCCGCTGCGCCCGGGGATCAAAATCCTGTTCGTGTCCGGGTACTCGGAGGACGCGCTCGTGGAGCGCGGGCTCGCGGAGGCGACCGCGACCTTCCTTCACAAGCCGTTCACGGCCGAGGTGCTGACGCGGCTCGTTCGCGACCTCCTCGACCCGGGCGCGGTCTAA